The following are encoded in a window of Ricinus communis isolate WT05 ecotype wild-type chromosome 4, ASM1957865v1, whole genome shotgun sequence genomic DNA:
- the LOC8266055 gene encoding 21 kDa protein, producing the protein MFCHSLVKIVFLVFFCFANTCSGASDDFIKTSCGATRYPDLCYQTLSAYASSIQKNPLQLANAALNVTLESAESTSNSVLNMLKAHNLSPKEAGAISDCVENMKDSVDELRESLMTMTDLEGPDFNMKMSNIQTWVSAALTDEDTCMDGFEGNAMNGKVKNTIRSYIEKVAQLTSNALALINKVA; encoded by the coding sequence ATGTTTTGCCATAGTCTTGTTAAGATTGTCTTCCTCGTTTTCTTCTGCTTTGCAAACACTTGTTCGGGTGCAAGTGATGATTTCATTAAAACCTCATGTGGGGCTACAAGATATCCAGATTTATGTTACCAAACTCTATCAGCTTATGCTAGCAGCATTCAAAAGAACCCTTTACAACTAGCCAATGCAGCTCTAAATGTGACCTTAGAAAGTGCTGAATCCACCTCAAATAGTGTACTAAATATGTTGAAAGCGCACAACCTGAGTCCTAAAGAAGCTGGTGCCATTAGTGATTGTGTGGAGAACATGAAAGATTCAGTTGATGAGCTACGAGAATCTTTAATGACGATGACAGATCTTGAAGGCCCTGACTTTAACATGAAAATGAGCAACATACAAACATGGGTAAGTGCTGCACTGACAGATGAGGATACTTGTATGGATGGATTTGAAGGGAATGCCATGAATGGTAAAGTTAAAAATACTATAAGGAGCTATATAGAAAAAGTTGCTCAGTTGACTAGCAATGCCTTAGCTCTCATTAACAAGGTAGCCTAA
- the LOC8266054 gene encoding pectinesterase inhibitor 4, which translates to METKTITSPCLQVSTLFLITFLVFISNTQNSLAITTTKTSKTTYKNYLKTACNSTTYPKICYNTLSPYTSTIQTNDLKLCNAALTITLKAASNTSAMVKSLSKQKGLSKGEVAVIKDCQYEIEDSVDELKQSLKALKNLKGSADMEFQIDNIKTWISAAITDENTCTDGFEGMKVSSKVKSKIKKSIVNVNRLTSNALALINKLSY; encoded by the coding sequence atggaaaccAAAACAATTACTAGCCCATGCCTCCAAGTTTCTACATTGTTTCTTATTACTTTTCTTGTATTCATATCGAATACCCAAAACTCATTAGCCATTACCACCACAAAAACCTCAAAGACAACCTACAAAAATTACCTAAAAACAGCTTGCAACTCCACCACATACCCTAAAATCTGCTACAACACTCTCTCCCCTTACACGTCCACTATTCAAACCAATGATCTCAAGCTTTGTAATGCTGCATTGACAATTACGCTTAAAGCCGCCAGCAACACTTCTGCTATGGTTAAAAGTCTGTCGAAGCAGAAGGGACTGAGCAAGGGTGAAGTTGCTGTTATTAAAGATTGCCAGTATGAAATTGAAGACAGCGTTGATGAGCTTAAGCAGTCATTGAAGGCTTTGAAAAATCTGAAAGGTTCTGCTGATATGGAATTTCAGATCGATAACATTAAAACATGGATTAGTGCTGCCATAACTGATGAAAATACTTGCACAGATGGATTTGAAGGAATGAAGGTAAGTTCAAAAGTGAAGAGCAAGATTAAGAAGAGTATAGTGAATGTTAATAGGCTTACTAGCAATGCTTTGGCACTTATTAACAAACTAAGCTACTAG
- the LOC8266053 gene encoding 21 kDa protein, producing the protein MVKPTLLLLLVSVLLYISSTATSAAAPAAASNFIKASCRTTTYPALCIQSLSAYATSIQQNPLQLTQTALSVSLENAQSTRTFVYKLTKFKGVKPREMAALKDCLEEIDDTADRLSKSYNELKNLGHYKGKDFQWHMSNVETWVSAALTDENTCTDGFAGKALNGKMKSSIKARIVKVAQVTSNALSLINKYASKH; encoded by the coding sequence ATGGTAAAACCCACTCTTCTTTTGCTACTCGTCTCTGTACTACTCTACATTTCAAGCACAGCAACATCTGCTGCAGCCCCTGCTGCTGCCTCTAATTTCATTAAGGCCTCGTGTAGAACCACCACTTACCCTGCACTATGTATCCAGTCTCTATCTGCCTATGCCACTTCAATCCAGCAAAACCCACTCCAACTGACACAGACTGCCTTGTCTGTTAGCCTGGAAAACGCACAGTCCACCAGAACATTTGTTTACAAATTGACAAAGTTCAAGGGAGTTAAGCCCAGAGAAATGGCGGCCCTTAAGGATTGCTTAGAAGAGATTGATGATACTGCTGATAGACTTTCCAAGTCTTATAATGAGCTCAAGAACCTGGGTCATTACAAGGGTAAAGATTTCCAATGGCACATGAGTAATGTAGAAACTTGGGTCAGTGCTGCTTTGACAGATGAGAATACTTGTACTGATGGATTTGCTGGTAAGGCCTTGAATGGGAAGATGAAGTCTTCAATTAAAGCTAGAATAGTTAAAGTTGCTCAGGTTACAAGCAATGCACTATCTTTGATTAACAAGTATGCCTCCAAGCATTAA
- the LOC8266052 gene encoding pentatricopeptide repeat-containing protein At4g25270, chloroplastic yields MLFMIIWLNLGAVVIVNISYQAINKRKIHSKQTPSILQFFSGKMRSIMQPQILHTPSMILHYASSSKKRRKQRQLNRIQKNDFYQNRNANGLSFPVPSPTPLLINLNTYTQTKLQALDDVIKDLESSIGKGIKIDTQIISSLLETCYRLNSIDHGMRIHRLIPTSILRKNTGVSSKLLRLYASCGYMDEAHQMFDEMSNRDESAFAWNSLIAGYSELGLYEDAIALYFQMDEEYVEPDEFTFPRVLKACGGLGLIQVGEAVHRDLIRLGFANDRFASNALVDMYAKCGDIVKARSIFEKMASKDSVSWNSMLTGYVRHGLIIEAFHTGRRMLQDGLELDSVAISSLLANVSSFKLGVQIHGWILRRGMQWDLSIANSLIVMYSSNGKLVQTRWLFDNMQERDVVSWNSIISAHCKDPQVLAYFERMENSGAFPDNITFVSALSACAHLGLVRDGERLFTLMTEKYRIKPIMEHYACIVNLYGRAGLISEAYSLVDKMEFDAGPTVWGALLYACYLHGSVDIGEIAAHHLFELEPDNEHNFELLMEIYDEAGRPEDVERVRIMMVDRGL; encoded by the coding sequence AtgttatttatgattatatgGCTTAATTTGGGCGCGGTTGTGATCGTAAATATCTCGTATCaagcaataaataaaaggaaaattcaTTCAAAACAAACTCCCTCCATTTTACAATTCTTTTCTGGGAAAATGAGGAGCATTATGCAACCACAAATTTTACACACGCCTTCAATGATCCTCCACTACGCTTCCAGTAGCAAGAAACGCAGGAAACAAAGACAACTCAACCGGATACAGAAGAATGATTTCTACCAAAACAGAAATGCCAACGGCCTCTCTTTTCCAGTTCCATCTCCTACTCCCCTTCTAATTAATCTTAATACTTATACACAGACCAAACTACAAGCCTTAGATGATGTCATTAAAGACCTCGAATCCTCTATCGGAAAGGGCATAAAGATCGATACCCAGATCATCTCTTCTCTCTTAGAAACTTGCTATCGCTTAAATTCTATTGATCATGGTATGAGGATTCACCGCCTGATACCCACTTCCATTTTACGTAAAAACACTGGCGTTTCTTCCAAGCTGTTGAGGCTTTACGCGTCGTGTGGATACATGGATGAAGCACACCAAATGTTTGACGAAATGTCTAACAGAGATGAGTCTGCTTTTGCTTGGAATTCGCTTATTGCAGGCTATTCTGAATTGGGTCTATACGAAGATGCTATTGCACTTTACTTTCAGATGGATGAAGAATATGTTGAACCAGATGAGTTCACATTTCCTCGTGTGTTAAAAGCTTGTGGTGGACTTGGCTTAATTCAAGTCGGAGAGGCTGTTCATAGAGATTTAATTCGTTTAGGGTTTGCAAATGATAGATTTGCTTCAAACGCGCTTGTTGATATGTATGCAAAATGTGGTGACATTGTTAAAGCTCGAAGcatttttgaaaaaatggCTTCTAAGGACTCTGTTTCCTGGAATTCCATGCTCACTGGTTATGTTCGTCATGGGCTCATTATAGAGGCATTCCACACTGGTCGTAGGATGCTTCAAGATGGACTTGAATTGGATTCAGTGGCAATTTCGTCACTTTTAGCAAATGTATCTTCTTTCAAACTAGGAGTTCAAATTCATGGATGGATTCTTAGAAGAGGAATGCAATGGGATTTGTCCATTGCAAACTCTTTGATTGTTATGTACTCGAGTAATGGCAAGTTGGTGCAAACCCGTTGGTTGTTCGATAATATGCAGGAGAGGGATGTTGTATCATGGAATTCTATAATATCTGCTCACTGTAAGGACCCTCAAGTATTAGCTTACTTTGAGAGGATGGAGAATTCTGGAGCTTTTCCTGACAATATCACATTTGTGTCAGCACTATCGGCTTGCGCTCATTTGGGTTTAGTGAGGGATGGGGAGAGGTTATTCACATTGATGACAGAAAAGTATAGAATTAAACCTATCATGGAACACTATGCTTGTATAGTCAATCTTTATGGGAGAGCAGGGTTGATCAGCGAGGCATATTCTTTAGTAGATAAAATGGAATTCGATGCTGGTCCAACTGTGTGGGGAGCATTGTTATATGCTTGTTACCTCCATGGGAGTGTAGATATTGGAGAGATTGCTGCTCACCATCTCTTTGAGTTGGAGCCGGATAACGAACACAATTTTGAGCTTTTGATGGAGATATATGATGAGGCAGGTAGGCCGGAGGATGTAGAGAGAGTAAGAATAATGATGGTGGATAGAGGATTATGA
- the LOC8266051 gene encoding probable UMP-CMP kinase 2: MMFMISSMLQAAKRVKSWRSLSTEISTLDTYGTSSLGEKTPFMTFVLGGPGSGKGTQCLKIAKTFGFKHLSAGDLLRREILSNSDDGAMILNTIKEGRIVPSEVTVKLIKKEMELSDNSKFLIDGFPRTEENRIAFEHIIGAEPNIVLFFDCPQEEMVKRVLNRNEGRVDDNIDTIKKRLEVFSALNLPVIGYYSKKGKLHTINAVGTVDEIFEQVRPVFSACEAMK; this comes from the exons ATGATGTTCATGATATCTTCAATGTTGCAG GCAGCTAAGAGGGTTAAGAGCTGGAGATCACTTTCTACTGAAATATCCACGCTG GATACATATGGAACTTCTTCACTCGGAGAGAAAACCCCATTTATGACTTTTGTCTTAG GTGGCCCTGGTAGCGGAAAAGGTACACAATGTTTAAAGATAGCAAAGACTTTTGGGTTTAAACATCTGAGTGCAGGTGATTTGTTAAGGAGGGAAATACTTTCTAATAGTGATGATGG AGCCATGATCCTGAACACAATTAAAGAGGGCAGAATTGTTCCTTCTGAAGTGACagttaaattgattaaaaaggAGATGGAATTAAGTGACAACAGTAAGTTCCTTATTGATGGCTTCCCACGAACTGAGGAGAACCGCATAGCATTTGAACATATT ATTGGAGCAGAACCAAACATTGTTCTCTTCTTTGATTGCCCGCAAGAAGAGATGGTAAAGCGAGTGCTAAACCGCAACGAG GGTCGAGTTGACGACAACATAGATACAATCAAGAAACGTCTTGAAGTATTTTCAGCATTAAATCTTCCCGTTATTGGCTACTACTCCAAGAAGGGAAAACTTCATACA ATCAATGCAGTTGGAACAGTAGACGAGATTTTTGAACAAGTTCGCCCTGTTTTTTCTGCATGTGAG GCAATGAAATGA